Below is a genomic region from Chelmon rostratus isolate fCheRos1 chromosome 7, fCheRos1.pri, whole genome shotgun sequence.
cctcctcctcctccatgcagCCTCCATTTTACAACAAACCAAACCTGAGacacaaaatcacagaaaaacacgAGCAGGTGGCCCAGACAACGAGCCGCAGAGCTTCAGTTCACACCTCCCAGCGATGTTTGTGAtccaaacagataaaaaaaacagcagagacgAACTGCGACAGCCGCCGTTTGCGCTTTGTGCCAATGTGCGTATGAAGGGCTGGACCGCGGGCACACAATGAAGACCCGCACCCGCAAAGAGACACCGAGGCGGGACCGTTCACACCGTTAAAAACAGACGACGCTGCTTCCGACGGGTTCTGGTTCGGGCTCGGCTCAGACAGGCTGCCAGtaaacagcagctttatttcAGGGGGTTCAGGGGGCAGCGCCCCTCGGTCCTCTTCCTCAGCATCTTCATCCTCACACAAACAGCCGCCTGAAAACGAGCCGCATTcatccaaacaaacaagctgaagGTGTTTTTACCTGAAAACAAGCCGCTGGTGGTTCGACGATGagcttctctcctctctgacacGGATGCTCTGCGCTCTCTCTCCCGCTGCCTCCACAGCTCGCTCCACCCCCCCTCTCGCTCTTTCCaccgctgtctgtctgcctctctctgccgcccccctccctcacttcATTCACTGCAAGTCACTAAAGCCTATTGGCTCAGGGAAGCAGTGAGGCGTCAACTGACcgacaacaaacagcaaagatgTTTAAACTGATGCCTGAATGACATAAAAatatgataatgatgatgatgatgataataataataataataataataataataataataataataataataataataataataataataataataataataatatcatgGCTTTATGAAATGTCCTCACATTTCCAAACTGTTgccaatacaaaaaaaaaaaacatctgtataAAAGTCTCAAATTCACCAAAATGTTTCCAGAATTTTCCACCTTGtacaaaaatattttcactttccaAAATGTCCTTATTCTTCAGGTCTAAACTCGTGTCGATCCTCACAAAGATAGTAGACaccgcgcgcacacacacacacacacacacacggtaaaccctgaggaggaggaggaggaggacaggcgGTGTCCTCTCAGTCTGTCAGGAAACGAAACTGAGACACAAGACTTCTCTCCAGCTGATATTGCTGCTTCTTCACTGAGAGAAAACGTTCATCCAGGTGAGTTTGGACTTTTTTACCTCTGATTCGTTTCTCTGCGGTTCATTTTGGACACTGTGGAGTTTCACATGTTGAGTCTCTCTGCGCACCTTGATAGAAATCAACAGACATTCTCTGCGTCATTAACTTGTGTGGAATAGAAAAACATCCcagatttaaaaagtgttttatttgagAATAACTAGTTGTTCTGCAGCTGTCCTCCACTCTTCATCCCTCAGCCCATTAAACTGTTTTTAGATAGGACTGCAGATTGAAAACTTTGACATGTTTAACTCCCACATTTGACCACATGACACACTCTGCTGCTACTTTCAGTGTGAAAGCTGAAAATCACACATCATGTCAATATCGCTGTGGTGGTTATTTTCTGATTCCACCTGACATAATTTACACATGAACAAAGTGCTACATGCTACATAAACTGTTTCACATACAAACTCATTTAttgaaatatataaaacattaacaaggggccgtgtgtgtgtgtgtgtgtgtgtgtgtgtgtgtgtgtgtagacttAAAGCCTTTCTAACAGGATGTGTCTGtagtgtttctgtgtcagatCAGGAAGATGAATGTTTAGCCACACTAGCGACGTGGCTGTACAGACGGTGTCAGAGACAAGCAGTGAAACCAAAATGCAGGTTTTTATGGAGCCTCCCCAGGAAAGGAGAAGAGGCACAGCAAAGGGATTATTAATAAAAATTTGATCAGTGAAACAGAATTGAAGGTACAGCAAACTGAAGGGCAACAGGCCTGAGTGACTAATCTGACCTCAGCAAAGACAAAGCTGACCTAAGACAGGACACATGAGAGGAACATGTTGTATTCAGCCTGACAGTTTGTCTGTAAATCAGTATTAACCAGGCCAAACCAACAGGTGGCAATATAACGCTAACCCTAAAGGcatgctggccaatcagaaggcTGAAAAAAGCACTTACCTGTAGGCTACCTGCAGCTAGACATTGGACCTAAAGCTGATGGGGTCTGTGTTGTGGGACCTCCATCGTGCATTCTGACACCTCTGATCCTCAGTGACAGCAGAATTTTACATTCATGTGTCAGCATGTACAAAGTCCTGTCAGAAAGGTTGATGCCTGCATTATTTTGGCTAACGCTGCTCACTCTGACGTCACGAGGGAAAACATAAGCAGGCATGCGTCACATGTCCGGGTATGTGAAGCATTTCCAGAAATTCAGGGTGGAGGCTTCAGCTCGCTGTAGTTCGGGTTGAGGGATGCCACCACAGGTGACTGCACCATAAAGAGGCACCTGTTACATCTAGTTCTGGATTCAGTCCTTCtaccctctcctctttctttcctcctccagaAATGGCCTCAGCCAACATCTCCGCATCTGACGACCAGTTTTTGTGTTCGATCTGTCtgagtgttttcactgaacCCGTCTCCACTCCCTGCGGACACAACTACTGCAAGAGCTGCATCGTGGACTTCTGGACCCTCAGCGACGTCCACCAGTGTCCGCTGTGCAAGGAGAATTGTCGCACAGCCCCTGAGCTGCAAGTCAACACCGAATTCAGAGACATGTTGGAGCTTTTCAAGAGGACAAGGGTTGCAGGTGAGGACGGGGGTTCCTGTGCCAGTCCTGAGGAGGTGCCATGTGACCTCTGCCATGGTGTGAAGCGTAAGGCCCTGAAATCCTGCCTGGTTTGTTTGGCCTCTTACTGCCACATTCACATGAAACCACATCACACGGTTCAGGCCTTAAAGTGGCACGAGCTGATCAACCCTGTGGTGACCCTGGAGGACAGGGTGtgccagaaacacaacaaggTGAAAGAGTTTTTCTGCAGGAGAGATGGAAGCTGTGTTTGCGTGGTGTGCTTGAGGGACGACCACGTGACGCACACAGCCGTCTCTttggaggaagagatgaaggagaggaaaaccCAGCTGACACACATGAAAAGGAGCGTCAAGCACACTCTGAACCGGAAGTGCATCTTGGCTAAGAAGATTGAAAATGCGATGATGCTGGGTCGGCAGGAAGTGGACAGAACGAAAGCAGAAACTGCCGAGGCCTTCGCCGCTCTGGCGGCCATGATCGAGACCAAAAAGGTGAAGCTGATCGAGCTgttggaggagaagcagaaagcGGCCGAGCAGCAGGCCGAAGCACTCCTGAGACAACTGCAGCTGGAGATTTTCGAGAACGATCGGACCAGAACCAAGCTGGAAGAGCTCTCAAAGACCGAGGACGACTTCAGACTCCTCCAGGACCTCCCGTCCGTCCCCTCctcttcaaacacaaaacagtgttttacagcCAGAGTCCAACCTCTCCTGCAGGTGGAGACAGTGAGGAGCGCGTTGGCCAAGCTGGAGGAGATGCTCAACCAACAGATGGAGGATATTACCAGAGAAGTCAATCAAGCAGATCAAGAGAAGACACTCCAGGGACTGATGCCTGATGATGAGCTTGGGAAAATCCAGAAGGAATATGCAATAAATGTTACTCTGGACCCCAACACAGCACACCCATCCCTCATCCTCTCAGAGGACAGGAAACAAGTGAGGGACGGAGGCGCAAAGAGGAACGTCCCTGACAACCCCGCAAGGTTTGACAACCTCCATTTTGTCCTGGGAAATGAGGGCTTTTCCACCGGCAAGTTCTACTATGAAGTTACGCTTAAAGGGCAAACAGGATGGGAAGTCGGGGTGGCAAGAGAGTCCATCAGCAAGAAGGGTGTCAATCTGTGTCTCAGCCCTGAAAACGGATGCTGGACATTGGGGTCGTATTGGGGACGTTGCCAGGCCAACACAAACCCTCCAGTCATCCTGTCCTTGTCTCAGCAGCCCCAGAAGGTTGGAGTGTTTGTGGATTATGAAGGAGGGCTGGTTTCTTTCTACAACGTGGATACCCGGGATCTGATCTACGCCTTTACGGGATGTGTCTTTGCAGGAAGTGTACCGTTTCTGAGAAATTTACTAGCGTTCAGTGTTTACTCAGCAAAGACCAGGATCTACCCTTTATTCCGGCCAAGCTGTGAGGAGGGGAGTgactctgctcctctgcagatCACTCCTGTCTGATGCACCAAAGGGAAGAATAGTGATCCAGTAAGGCAGTGCCTATTTTAGAGGGATTTTTTggcttttatgtgtttttcttataCTTGTGGGTAAATTTCAGTGCAGATTCAGATGCCTTGTATAGCTGTCACTATTATACTACAGTCACATCTGGAGATAATGTTTAAGATTCGTGTGAAACAGACGTATACACCAAAAAAATCTCATTGGTATATAACAGACACATGATAGTGTGTACATTAATGttctattattgttattatgctAATGTTCTACATATGGTTGTTGCTTATGATTAATTACTTTATCACATATTCAGAACCCATCAGACTCTGCGTGCAAGCTTTGGGGCAAAGTTATTGTCGTGTCTTGCCAAATGTACAGTCAGAGTCGGACTCTGCTGCGCCACCTAGTGGAGCGCACAGTTAATAGTTGGTCATATGCacagttgaatgtttgtgttgaaactgATATTATGTTGGACTAATAGAGGACTGAAGAAATGGAGTTCAGGAGGAGATGAGAAGTGAAGCTCTCTACGTCATGTCTACCTGACTGTATGTCTCATTCATGTTCAGGTATGATGTTACTTGACATTCCCTTTGGTTCTTTGGATTCATTGTCTTGTTTCttgatttttacatgtttaatcaATATAGAAAGAAAAGTTGCAGCCCAtctaattacattttgaaagttttcaCCAGAAATGAGCCATTCTGTCTGCTGGTGCCATGGGaacatttatattcatgttaGTACaccgccctctgctggtcaagGCATGTAACGAcatctttgtttattttgaaatgggTGCCGTTACGTCCCGTGGCCACTGGAGGACGCTGCAGAAATAATTATAAACGCTTTGATTCAATGAAAGTAAAGTGGAAAACAGGACGGTGGTGTTCTGAGCTGGTGTTTTGATATGTAACACGTGTTCCCTCATgtatgctgttgtttttatctttacaTGTGGTTGGAGTGTAATTACAAgactgtttattttgaaatctgaTCGGCATTTGAAGGTTCAATTCAGTGAAGGATcttgtaaataaagtttattatttgtacaaaagaaaaaaaatgcacactgTGATTTCTCACTTCGATGAGATGTGGCTGTAGGGATGGTGTGTCGTTAAGTCAGCCTCGTTGTCATGCAGCATAAAGAGAGAAGTCCATCATTACACAGTGTGGTTGCACAGACAGCACTTTAATAGCAGAGCCTTCGCCCTGAGAGCATGACTAGAGCATCACAAAACCAACATCTCACAAAGCAGGTGGTGACAAAATGACCACTTTGACCGCCCAGCCATGCTTCCATCACCAGCTTTGGTGAATATTGCAAAAAGCAAACCTGCAACATCAACAATGGTATGTAAAATATGTGATGCTTCtaacaaataaaatccaaatagTGTGTATGGGTTTGAAATGTGAGTGAAGAGAATTTTCTCATTAACGGAGGACAACAAGTCTCAGATCACTCCTGCAGCATGATCGAATTATTATCCAGCTGCTCGCCTTCACGTGACAGTTTACACCTGAGATGTCCGCTGTCTTTCCACAGCGACATGAGGACGATGTGCTGCAAAGCAAAATGAACAGCACAGGAAAAttatattttcctctgatgaACAACTCCAGTTTGGAGGAACTTTAGTCAAGTCATTTTGTGATCGGTCAGACTATGAGACCGGCTGGAAGCAGATGGTCTATCCGGAGCACCCAGCGTTACCATAGCGATAAACGAAAAATAAATGCCAAGGAAAAAAATATCCTGACATATTTTCCATCGGACGTTCATGCTGTGCACAGATTGAAAAAGCGTGCTAGCAGCTGTTGGCTAGCACCAGAGCTAACTCTCTTTCCTACAGCTCACACAAAGATGCCGAGCACCCAAACACCTCAGCTGTGAACCAGAGCCTGAAGGCCGGGTAGACGGGCTCGGTGAATGAGCAGTGGAAGGTGTGGAGGTGgatcagtgtgtcagaggacACTGCGTAGAAGGACAGGATGCCAGCAGGCCAGTCCACGTACACTCCGACTCTGTGAGAGACAGCCGGAGAAACTTCtatctctgctcctctgttgttgtgCCAGACGGAGTATTTGCATTCAGAGCAGACCAGCATCCAGGACTTGTCACTCCCGCCAAGCCAGTAGGCGACATCCTTCgcatttcttttcattcctttgTAAGTTACCCCCATAGACACCAACTGTCTCCACTCGACCTCCCAGTAGCAGCGACCGGTCAGGGCGTTTCGACACAGCACGTGACTCCAGAACTGTTGCTGCTGCGCTGAGAATCTCGCCCCCAGCACCTTCCTGTTGTCTTCAGACAGAACGAGGTTGATATGGGCCGTATTTGGGTCCAGTGTGAGATAACAGGCATCTGATGGAGAAAAAGACCGAGTGAGTCACGTTGCTGTGATTTGTTGATCACaaatattttgtgcaatattgcacattttttacTGTGCTTATATATTCTTTATCTACTGTTACATACAAACtgagttttaatgaaaactgcagaTCTGTCTGTAAACAGGGCCATCAGCGCCTTCACTGCCTGAGGAAACTGGCACACTTCCACATTGACCGAaccattttgttttattgttcttttattgaggctgttttatctttttgcaCGGTGGCATGGTTCGGTCAGGCCTCAGTAGCAGAGAAGAACTCGCTGAATCAAATAGTCAGGCGGTCCAGTCGCCTGATAGTCGAACCCCAGTCTTCTCCTGCCTCCCTGTGCACTAAACAGGTACAGAGGATGGCCACATCAATCCTTAATAATGACTCCCATCCTTTACGGGGTGAATTCTGGCTCCTTTGTTCTGGACGAAGGTTTCTAGTCCCAAGGTGCAGGACACAGCGttataaaaacagctttgttcctgTCGCCGTCACTGAGCTCAATAAGATACACTGACATagcactttatttatttatttactgatctcgttatttatcttatttttccTATTTATGTGCcctcttttatcttttatcgTGATTTTTACTACTTTTATGTTCTTATATTTATCTTCTTGaggtttttttgtcttttagtgtgttttattgttttatctaTTCGATTTTATTAATTTTGTCCTTGTACTTATCCATGAAGCTATACTGAGTCACTTTGATCAAGTACCAATtggtttgatgtgtgttttgtttgtatgtggtTTGCTGTGAATCactctctgcaaaacaaatctaccctCGGGTATAAATAAAgtaaccttgaaccttgaataCTGTGCAACAGTAGACTAGAAATGTGCTATATTTAACATGTTTCTAATATGTACTTATTCACTTTTAATTCCACTAAACGCTCTATGATAAGACATCAGCAGCAGATAATTAATCAAAACAGTAAGGTTTGATAAAATACTGCCACTGCAGGTGCTTTCCAATAAAAACTtggctgttttctcaaattaaagaataaaaattCTACTTACACTTCCTCAAATGTGGTTTCAGCCTGTGGGCTCCTCCGTTGTCCACCCTGAGGTGAGGAGCAAACAATGTCAGACACGACATCCTTCTTCATCACAGAAACATGAGCGTGTTTGGtttctgtcagttatttttattaaactGTTATAATGCAAAGATGTGTTCAAACTGCATCGGTTACTCCCGGTTATCACCAGTTAACACGAGTCAAGGCTTCACTGAACATAAAAGACATGAACTTCAGGTGCCAATATCAGTATTTCCAACAAATAATCACAACTGATTACAACAGCATTCCAAATATATGGTTTGACAAATACAGTTCCCAAACGTGACGCTTCTTTAGATGTTACCTCTGCATGACAGCTCTGCATACCTGAGAGTCTTCAGTCTGCAGAGTTGgtcctccagtccagcagacagcagcatcactccTGAGTCTCCCAGATGGTtgtagctcaggtccagctctctgagGTAGAAGGGGTTGGTGCTCAGAGCCGAAGCAAGAGAAGCACAGCCGACTTCTGTAACCTGACAGCCCGAGAGACTGCAAACAAACACCCAGAGCATGTGTTTACTGCGCAGTCAAATGTTAAAAAGGCGGAACTGAAAATGTCTTAAAGGAGTCGACACAAGCGGCttcaacacacaacacagactaTGACAAAATATTTAACTTGCACACAGAAGAATGGCCAAGAGTGAGTTATGAGAGGGGCTGGTGAGGTTGATCTAATGTGGAGAGCGGCACTAAAGGTGGTGGTAGACCTAACCTAAGTGGTGTTGATGTCTATACCTAACCAAACTCTGACCGTTTCACcacattaaccacatgttagAAAGGCTTCTGGCAGGAGGGCTCGCTCTGATCGTCTAATATTGATGCGGACAGGTAAACggtggagttagttgaaagcctggtgcatCTAATACAGACATTAAAAGGTGCCTCGCTGTTAAAATTTTGTATTGGTCTCAAAGTTAAAATAAACTTCACATTCACAGGCCAAATGTTCAGGTGTGCCTCGgagtctgtcctctgtcatTTCTGAGCTGAATGTTTCAGAGGAGTTGGGATGTGTTTATAGATGAACTGTTCAGTTTGAGGAATTGTGACCTGAGAGTTTTCAGCCGACAGTGAGGACGTCCCAgctcagcacagagctgcatgACTCCTGAATCTTGCAGGTCGTTGTTACTTGGATCCAGCACTCTCAGCCGAGAGGATTTAGATCTGAGGACTGAAGCCAGAGCTCCACAGCTTTTCTCTGACAAACCACAGCAACTCAGCCTGAAGAAATTCATTATTATCAGTGATAACACGGACACAAATGAATCAGCATGCAATACTGGAGCAACAACACTGCATAGCCTCAGCTGACCTGAGAGTTTCCAGTTTACAGTGTGGACTCTGAAGTCCAGGAGAGATTAGCCTCACTCCTGAATCCCCCAGATGGTTGAtactcaggtccagctctctcagactggaggacCCAGAGCTGAGAACTGAAGCCAGAAAtccacagcttctctctgacagATTGCAGTCAATCAGCCTGAAGGAGCAGAAATTAAAGCTGTCTGTTACACGTATCCACGAGAGGCTTTTTTAGCAGTACAGACAGCAATATGAGGAAAAATCTCACCCGAGACTTTCCAGTTTACAGAGTGGACTgcccagtccagcagacagcagcttcactcctgaatcctgcaggttgttgtaATTCAGGTACAGTTTTCTCAGACTAGAGAACTCTGAGCTGAGGACTGATGACAGCTTCTGACAGCAtttctctgtgaggctgctttGATTCAACCtaaaattgaaatgaaacactctttccttcctctcttctctctcaacAGCCACAAAAAGGTGGAATACAGCATTTCAATCACAGTGGTTATGCAATACAGAAgatttacaacaacaacactaaatatagcacaaagacaagacaatCAGTGCACAGAGTTACGCTATTTAAAATCTAACCTTAGGGCTTCCAGTCTACAGTTTGAACTCTCCAGTCCAGGGCAGAGCAAcatcactcctgaatcctgcaggtcATTGTTACTCAGGTCTAGCTCCGTCAAACTGCAGGACTGGGAGCTGAAAACTGTTCCCAGGACGgcacagcttctctctgacagGTTACAGCCACTCAGCCTGAAGAAGATATGATGAGGATAAAACATAACAGTGGAAAAGTCATCAAATGTATTATTCATGTGTCTACAGTACATATAGTGtgtaatgtacatatttatttaactgTGCGCCTACAGAGATTTGTGGGAGGATCTGACCACTGGCAGCAGTCTTAGAAAGCCCTCCTCTGAAGGAGAATATTTCTTCAGGTCAAACACACCCAGATCTTTTTCTGATGACAGTAGGATGAAGACCAGAGCTGACCAATGAGCAGGAGAGAGATTGTCTGTGAGGCGACGGCCTGAAGCCAGGTACGGTTGGATCTCCTCCAGCAAAGAATGGTCCTTCAGCTCATTCAGGCAGTGGAACAGATTGATGCTTCTCTGTGGAGAGAGAttcttcctcatcatcttctTGATGTACTGGACTGTTTTCTGGTTGGCGTGCGAGTTGCTTCCTTTATGTTTTGGCAGACCTTGTAGAAGAACCTGATTGGTTTCTAGTGAGAGACCCAGCAGGAAGCGGAGGAAGAGGTCCAAGTGTCCATTTGGACTCTGCAAGGCCTTGTCCACAGCATTCTGGTAGAGGTTTGTGCATCTATCCATGAATAGTTCAGACCACTTGGACTTTGATTGCACCTGAGAAAACAGATCGACACCATAGTTGACGAAAGTCAGATGGACatgaagagcagccagaaactcctgCACACTCAGGTGGACGAAGCAGAACACCTTGTCCTGGTACagtcccctctcctctttaaagatctgtgtgaacaCTCGTGAGTACACTGAGGCCGCTCTGATATCGATGCCACACTCTGCCAGGTCGGATTCATAGAAGATCAGGTTTCCTTTCAGTAGCTGTTCAAAAGCCAGTTTCCCCAGAGACACGATCATCTCCATGGTCTCTGGAGTCCACTGTGGATCCGTCTCAGCTCTTCCATCATACTTGACAGTCTTCAGTTTGGACTGAACCGACAGGAAGTTGATGTACATCTCAGTCAGGGTCTTGggcagctctcctccctctctggtcTTCAACAGATCATCCAGAACTGTCgcagtgatccagcagaagacCGGGATGTGGCACATGATCTGGAGGCTTCGTGTTGTCTCCATATGGGACATGATTCTGCTGGCCTGCTCCACATCTTTGAATCTCTTCTTGAAGTACTCTTCCTTCTGTCGGTCAGTgaaccctctgacctctgtcaccATGTCGACACACTCaggagggatctgattggctgccgcAGGTCGTGTGGTTATCCAGATgcgagcagagggaagcagtttCCCCCCGATgaggtttgtcagcagcacatccaGTGAAGTTGACTTTGTGACATCAGTCAGGGTTTTGTTGTGGTGGAAGTCCAGAGGAAGCCGACACTCATCCAGACCGTCAAAGATGAACACAACCTGGGGCTTGTCATAGCTGTAGGCTCCTACTTCCTTGGTTTCAGTGAAGAAGTGATGAAGAAGTTTCATCAAGCTATACTTCTTCCCCTTCAGCACATTCAGCTCTCGGAAAGTGAAGGGAAACGTGAAATGTACGTCCTGGTTAGCTTTGTCTTCAGCCCAGTCCAGAGTGAACTTCTGTGTTAAGACTGTTTTCCCAATGCCGGCCACTCCCTTGGTCATCACTGTTCTGATTGGTTGACTTCTTCCAGGTGAGGGTTTAAAGATGTCTTCACATCTGATTGTTTCTTCTGGTGTGGCTGTTTTCCTGGATGCTGTTTCAATCTGTCTGAACTCATGTTCATCGCTGGCCTCTGCAGTCCCCCCCTCTGTGATGGAGAGCTCTGTGTAGATCTGGTTCAGAGGGGCCGGGTTTCCCGCTTTAGCGATCGCCTCAAACGCACACTGAAACTTCTT
It encodes:
- the LOC121608915 gene encoding nuclear factor 7, ovary-like — translated: MASANISASDDQFLCSICLSVFTEPVSTPCGHNYCKSCIVDFWTLSDVHQCPLCKENCRTAPELQVNTEFRDMLELFKRTRVAGEDGGSCASPEEVPCDLCHGVKRKALKSCLVCLASYCHIHMKPHHTVQALKWHELINPVVTLEDRVCQKHNKVKEFFCRRDGSCVCVVCLRDDHVTHTAVSLEEEMKERKTQLTHMKRSVKHTLNRKCILAKKIENAMMLGRQEVDRTKAETAEAFAALAAMIETKKVKLIELLEEKQKAAEQQAEALLRQLQLEIFENDRTRTKLEELSKTEDDFRLLQDLPSVPSSSNTKQCFTARVQPLLQVETVRSALAKLEEMLNQQMEDITREVNQADQEKTLQGLMPDDELGKIQKEYAINVTLDPNTAHPSLILSEDRKQVRDGGAKRNVPDNPARFDNLHFVLGNEGFSTGKFYYEVTLKGQTGWEVGVARESISKKGVNLCLSPENGCWTLGSYWGRCQANTNPPVILSLSQQPQKVGVFVDYEGGLVSFYNVDTRDLIYAFTGCVFAGSVPFLRNLLAFSVYSAKTRIYPLFRPSCEEGSDSAPLQITPV
- the LOC121608913 gene encoding NACHT, LRR and PYD domains-containing protein 3-like; amino-acid sequence: MDALLLDRGTFRTRSINQTWTPYLVYVNENTPFLKPKENSRSAPSLHAALFNEWHYLDVAFLSLKSVFNLYTFPFQLLEESIVTFVRKELKMIQRALSPDYPECFEVNREDEEVGESKAEKQKRNSRAAFLKIALHFMRGMKQEELADSLQSKIQAVICQRKLKSNLKKKFQCAFEAIAKAGNPAPLNQIYTELSITEGGTAEASDEHEFRQIETASRKTATPEETIRCEDIFKPSPGRSQPIRTVMTKGVAGIGKTVLTQKFTLDWAEDKANQDVHFTFPFTFRELNVLKGKKYSLMKLLHHFFTETKEVGAYSYDKPQVVFIFDGLDECRLPLDFHHNKTLTDVTKSTSLDVLLTNLIGGKLLPSARIWITTRPAAANQIPPECVDMVTEVRGFTDRQKEEYFKKRFKDVEQASRIMSHMETTRSLQIMCHIPVFCWITATVLDDLLKTREGGELPKTLTEMYINFLSVQSKLKTVKYDGRAETDPQWTPETMEMIVSLGKLAFEQLLKGNLIFYESDLAECGIDIRAASVYSRVFTQIFKEERGLYQDKVFCFVHLSVQEFLAALHVHLTFVNYGVDLFSQVQSKSKWSELFMDRCTNLYQNAVDKALQSPNGHLDLFLRFLLGLSLETNQVLLQGLPKHKGSNSHANQKTVQYIKKMMRKNLSPQRSINLFHCLNELKDHSLLEEIQPYLASGRRLTDNLSPAHWSALVFILLSSEKDLGVFDLKKYSPSEEGFLRLLPVVRSSHKSLLSGCNLSERSCAVLGTVFSSQSCSLTELDLSNNDLQDSGVMLLCPGLESSNCRLEALRLNQSSLTEKCCQKLSSVLSSEFSSLRKLYLNYNNLQDSGVKLLSAGLGSPLCKLESLGLIDCNLSERSCGFLASVLSSGSSSLRELDLSINHLGDSGVRLISPGLQSPHCKLETLRLSCCGLSEKSCGALASVLRSKSSRLRVLDPSNNDLQDSGVMQLCAELGRPHCRLKTLSLSGCQVTEVGCASLASALSTNPFYLRELDLSYNHLGDSGVMLLSAGLEDQLCRLKTLRVDNGGAHRLKPHLRKYACYLTLDPNTAHINLVLSEDNRKVLGARFSAQQQQFWSHVLCRNALTGRCYWEVEWRQLVSMGVTYKGMKRNAKDVAYWLGGSDKSWMLVCSECKYSVWHNNRGAEIEVSPAVSHRVGVYVDWPAGILSFYAVSSDTLIHLHTFHCSFTEPVYPAFRLWFTAEVFGCSASLCEL